Part of the Capricornis sumatraensis isolate serow.1 chromosome 9, serow.2, whole genome shotgun sequence genome, CACCATCTCCACACATGGTACCTTATTCACTCATCGTCAACATTCATAGTCAACAACTTTTATCCACCGACCTATTCACAGTATTTCTGCAGGATACCTACCCTCTTCCTACATCcctctccccagcatttattatctGACTCTTACTCAACTGGATACACTAGGCTTGGAACATTTACAGACCTCCTTACCCAGATtctgaacatacacacatacatgcacacaaaccCAAGAGATTTGCATAAGCATACCCTCACACAACAAACACATATAAACCCtcagtacatacacacacacacacacaaacacaccctcatccaacacacacacacactcttcacaCATACAGAGTTTAAGTCACAAGCTCTACGTAAAGACAAACACAAGGACAGGTACACACCAGCCCCAGATCCTCTGGTCTTTGGTTCCCTGGAGCAGAGGGAGGGGTTAAGGAAAACCACTCCTCTGCATCAACCACGCCCCTTTCAGCTGTCGTTGTTTCCTGGATTTGAGCCTGAGGTGTCTCAGCAGCGGCCTAGACTCCAGTTCGACTAACAGGTGAGAGGTGgccagaagtggccacaggaagaagagagggggaaaaaattgcCTTGACTTCACAGACCCCCAGTATCCCCTGCCCTGGGGACTTTGGATCCCAGGGGCAGAAGCCGAGTCCTGCCACAGTCAAGGTTGGCTCCAAAGGTCTAGCCCTGGGTGGCAGTTCCTAAGCCGATTGTAGGCTGAGAGAGAGAAGGTGACCATGAAAGGGGCCAGCAGGGATcgagtgggaaggagggaggagactggGCAGAGGAGAGGATGGAATTACTGGACAGAAGAGGGGACTGGAAAATCCGGGATGTCCCCTTAGAGGATGGAGGAAGTTGCCTGGGGTCCTGTAGAGTGGGAGATTGTTtcaggggagggagatggagaaCCATGGTCAAACAGGAGTGAGGTCACTTGCACCTGAAGGGATGGAGGGGACATAAGCCCCCCATGGGGGGCTCCTGGGTCAGAGGCAGGCCTTGGTGGCCCCTGGGGAATTTAGAGTGTTTGGCTATTGCTTCCTCATCAGCTGCCCATTCTTTTGTCTGCCTGGCACTGTCTCCTGGCTGTGCATCAGGACAGTGCCACCCTAAGCTACCAGAAAGGGACAACTGAACCTCACCCTGCATCCCGGCTACCTCTCATCTCAGGCGGACATGGCCTGCAGGGGTCGCCCTCGACCCAGGGCCTTGGCCTGGGCCCTGCAGCTGACCCTGGCATGGATGCTGCTGGGGGCTTGTGGAGGGAGCCACCCACTCCCAGCTAGATCACAGAGACATCATAGGCTGGCGACCAATCTGGGCACAGACCAGCTGCACCTGGAAGGTAAGCATTCCAGATTATGCCTAAACTCTAACATCCAGAAACCTCAACTCAACCACAACAATGCCAGAATTTCCTTACCAGAGGGATTTAGGGTGACTGAAGGAGGCACCTGGGTCTAGTGGTGATTAAAGAGCACGGATtgcctaggttcaaatcccaactGCCACTtcatagctgtgtgaccctgggcaagtcactcaacATTTCTGAGCCTCATGTGGACCAttaagaaaggaggagaaataaCAGATCTACCTCATAGGGATGTTGTAAAGGAGTATATGTAACCATATGAGAACTTACGTCGCTGCCAGGAATGTAATAAATGACAAGTtgattttgatttgtggttattaCTAATTGAAGCTGCATTTACATCCCAAGCgaagtgtctttaatttttatgtttgggAGGACTTACATAATTAGGGTTTCCCAATTTGGAGGGACCCCAAGCCTTGGTTCCTCAGCTGTAAGGACACAAGACTGGAACTCGCTGGAGTCCCTTTCTCTGTGGCCCTCTTTTCCCTCAGAGATGAACCCACCAGAGGCATCGGACTCTGGGCTCGTCCCAGTGCGCTGTGGGGAGCTGAGCCCCAGGTGAGTTCACCCACCTCGGGCGTGTCTCTCTGTGTTCTTTGCTCGGGTTGCCCAACTAGGGGCCAAAGCCCTTGCGCATCCTGACCTATCCGTCCTGTCTCTCTCGATGTCCAGGTGCGAATCCTTCCTGGTACACCTCCAGGCTGCCCTTCGCAGTCGTTTCCACCTGCTGCTCTTGGGGGTGCGCCAGAGGCAGCCGCTCTGCTCTGAGCTCTGCGATGCCTGGTAGGAGAGGCGGTGTCTCAGGGACGTGGCCTGTAGTTTGGGCGGGGCCAAACGAGGGATCTGCCTCTTGATCCTCAGGGCACCTGAAGGGGCGTGGCCGAGTCCAAAGCCTCCAAGTCTAAAGACGAGGCATTCTaagccatctatagggtcgcacagagtcggacacgactgacgcgacttagcagcagcagcagcagaaagcggCAGAGCTTGTGGAAACCCTGGCTTCTATGATTGGCAGTACGGAGGAGTAGCCGTCCGTGGAGCaggacttgtttttttttttttttttaagggtaggGCCTCTTGATtgagaagaggagctaaaagggtGGGACTGGCCTGGAACAGATAGTCTGAGGTGGGCAAGAATGAGTTCTCAAGTGACAGGGTCCTGGGTAAATGCAGAGAATATGGGGCGGGTTGAAATCTAGGGAATGGTTTTTGTAGGAGCGTGGTTCTAAGAGGCGGGGCCTGGATCTGGTAAGGGACATATGGGGCAAAGCCTTGGAGAGCAGGAATCCCACTAGCCTTTCTCCACCTTCTTCTCTCCACACACCATTCCCAGGTTTGCCACTTGCGAAAGTGACGTCATCTGCAGCCCGACTTGGCTCCCACTCCTAGAAAAGAGGGGCTGCGAGCCTGGCTGCACTACTTATGGGCAGGTGAGCAtggggcagaggaaccagggaagaGACTGACACCTACCCTTACTGTGTCCAGGGTCAACACGTCTAGGTCCCAGAGTCTGGACTGGCATGGCACACTGAaaacccccactcccacccttcccctcccacAGCCCAATCTCCATAGCAGGATATATCTGTAGCACCTCTAAGGTCCACTGAGTCCAGATTTGCCCTCTCCCTAACCTCTGCTTA contains:
- the RTBDN gene encoding retbindin; the protein is MACRGRPRPRALAWALQLTLAWMLLGACGGSHPLPARSQRHHRLATNLGTDQLHLEEMNPPEASDSGLVPVRCGELSPRCESFLVHLQAALRSRFHLLLLGVRQRQPLCSELCDAWFATCESDVICSPTWLPLLEKRGCEPGCTTYGQTFADGAELCRSLLGDALPVADPGSVHCLNISVSMLPRPRGARRARGTVVRRSRRSRTGILDSASSGSGSGSGSGP